A window of the Haloquadratum walsbyi C23 genome harbors these coding sequences:
- a CDS encoding tRNA (guanine(26)-N(2))-dimethyltransferase codes for MNITEGVVELTVPAARDGADAGVGDDVFYNPTQELNRDITVAALRAYQEREPRAETYLDAMTASGVRGVRAAASGYDVTCTDIDPDAVALAQSNLEKNDLDGQTLPSDANAVLHQSGPESPLGPEAIFDVVDLDPFGTPIPFADAAFANARNLVCVTATDTAPLCGAHQQSGIRTYSTLPRNTEYHPEMGLRVLLSALIRTAARYDTAAIPILSHVTRHYVRTYLELDTRATRADELLSDLGYVYHCEDCLTRQHEFGHIAHPPSMCHHCEGNRVITAGPLYLGSIREQGFTRRVRNHITTEMGEIKQADSILKMVENELETPTHYDQHRLCKKWTRSAIGMDEFIEQLHTAGFDATRTHYSGTAFKTNATIAEIRSATTDPDEQ; via the coding sequence ATGAATATTACTGAGGGCGTCGTCGAACTGACCGTCCCAGCAGCTCGTGATGGAGCTGACGCGGGAGTTGGTGATGACGTCTTCTATAACCCTACACAGGAACTCAATCGCGATATTACAGTTGCAGCACTCCGTGCATATCAAGAGCGCGAGCCACGCGCTGAGACGTATCTCGATGCAATGACCGCAAGTGGTGTTCGTGGTGTCCGAGCCGCAGCATCAGGGTACGATGTCACCTGTACGGATATTGACCCTGATGCAGTGGCTCTCGCACAGTCAAATCTCGAAAAAAATGATCTTGACGGACAAACACTACCCAGCGATGCAAACGCTGTGCTGCATCAATCTGGTCCGGAATCACCTCTTGGACCCGAAGCGATATTCGATGTTGTTGATTTGGATCCGTTCGGAACACCAATCCCATTCGCTGATGCAGCCTTCGCAAATGCCCGGAATCTTGTCTGTGTTACAGCGACAGATACTGCGCCATTGTGTGGCGCTCATCAGCAATCTGGCATTCGGACATACTCAACACTCCCACGAAATACTGAATATCACCCTGAAATGGGACTTCGAGTGTTATTATCCGCGCTTATCCGGACCGCAGCTCGCTATGATACAGCGGCTATTCCCATTCTTTCACATGTCACACGACATTATGTTCGAACGTATCTTGAACTTGATACTCGCGCAACGCGTGCAGATGAGTTGCTTTCAGACCTTGGGTATGTGTATCATTGCGAGGATTGTCTAACACGACAGCATGAGTTCGGTCATATCGCACACCCACCATCGATGTGTCATCACTGTGAGGGTAATCGAGTTATTACCGCTGGTCCATTATATCTGGGCTCAATTCGTGAACAGGGATTCACACGCCGCGTTCGAAATCACATTACAACAGAAATGGGAGAGATTAAACAAGCGGATTCAATCCTCAAAATGGTCGAAAATGAACTTGAGACACCAACGCATTATGACCAACATCGACTCTGTAAAAAATGGACTCGGTCAGCGATTGGCATGGATGAATTTATTGAGCAACTTCATACAGCAGGTTTTGACGCAACACGAACACATTACAGTGGAACGGCATTCAAGACAAATGCAACTATTGCAGAAATCCGTTCGGCGACGACTGACCCAGATGAAC
- a CDS encoding NAD(P)-dependent alcohol dehydrogenase → MDAARLHSYTDDMGSALSIDSIDRPTVERSDDIIVEVAGAGWCQTDNHIIEGMWTDYVDQDLPMTLGHENTGEVIAVGDEVQTIGVGDTIICHPVMTCGTCRQCRLGEDMYCENLSFPGLTTDGGFAEYLRTSERSAIPLPDGVDPVDIAPHADAGITAYHAVKKAVDELNPGDPAIVIGVGGLGHIGLQCLDAMSAADIIALDIKEAARDLAADLGARYTVDPTSEDVSAAIDDLTDGHGAEQVIDFVGADVTTGYAPDVIAPGGDHHIVGYGGHIHEPSQALVDAEFAYRGTIVGQYTELQELVRLVERGDVELRTSRYDLGSVNAAAEQLEHGEIEGRAVITPN, encoded by the coding sequence ATGGACGCAGCAAGACTCCATAGTTATACAGACGATATGGGTAGTGCGCTCAGCATCGATAGTATTGATCGGCCAACTGTCGAACGATCCGATGATATTATTGTTGAAGTTGCTGGTGCTGGATGGTGTCAGACAGATAATCATATTATCGAAGGGATGTGGACCGACTACGTTGATCAAGACCTCCCAATGACACTTGGACATGAGAATACGGGTGAGGTAATTGCTGTTGGCGATGAAGTGCAGACTATCGGCGTCGGCGATACAATAATTTGTCATCCCGTAATGACGTGTGGCACCTGCCGACAGTGTCGTCTTGGCGAAGACATGTACTGTGAGAATCTCTCATTCCCTGGTCTCACGACCGATGGGGGATTCGCAGAATATCTCCGCACGAGTGAGCGATCGGCTATACCACTTCCTGATGGTGTTGATCCTGTTGATATTGCTCCACACGCCGATGCTGGAATTACTGCTTACCACGCCGTGAAGAAGGCTGTCGATGAATTAAATCCAGGCGATCCAGCCATTGTTATTGGTGTTGGCGGATTGGGGCATATCGGACTACAATGTCTTGATGCAATGAGTGCAGCAGATATCATTGCACTTGATATAAAGGAAGCGGCTCGTGACCTTGCGGCTGATCTTGGTGCACGATATACAGTCGATCCCACAAGTGAAGATGTTTCAGCAGCAATTGACGATCTCACTGATGGTCATGGTGCTGAACAGGTGATTGATTTTGTTGGCGCTGATGTAACGACAGGCTATGCTCCGGATGTAATCGCTCCCGGTGGCGATCATCATATTGTCGGGTACGGTGGACATATTCATGAACCATCGCAGGCACTTGTCGACGCAGAATTTGCATATCGTGGAACGATTGTCGGACAGTATACTGAACTGCAGGAACTTGTCCGATTGGTTGAACGTGGCGATGTTGAACTGCGAACGAGTCGATATGACCTTGGCTCTGTCAATGCTGCTGCTGAACAACTTGAACATGGTGAAATTGAAGGGCGCGCCGTAATCACGCCAAATTAA